A window of Citrus sinensis cultivar Valencia sweet orange chromosome 7, DVS_A1.0, whole genome shotgun sequence contains these coding sequences:
- the LOC102609790 gene encoding uncharacterized protein LOC102609790: protein MSVSDLPRTEANVLKGHEGAVLAARFNGDGNYCLSCGKDRTIRLWNPHRGIHIKTYKSHGREVRDVHVTPDNSKLISCGGDRQIFYWDVSTGRVIRKFRGHESEVNAVKFNEYSSVVASAGYDQSLRAWDCRSHSTEPIQIIDTFQDSVMSVCLTKTEIIGGSVDGTVRTFDIRVGRELSDDLGQPVNCISMSNDGNCILASCLDSTLRLLDRSTGELLQEYKGHICKSFKTDCCLTNSDAHVTGGSEDGYIYFWDLVDASVVAKFKAHSLVVTSVSYHPKDDAMITSSVDGIIRVWKK from the exons ATGAGCGTATCCGATCTGCCGAGGACAGAGGCTAACGTGCTCAAGGGCCACGAAGGCGCAGTTTTAGCCGCTCGGTTCAACGGCGACGGTAATTATTGTCTGAGTTGCGGCAAGGACCGCACCATCCGCTTGTGGAATCCTCACCGCGGGATTCACATCAAGACCTACAAATCCCACGGCCGCGAAGTCCGCGACGTCCACGTTACCCC AGACAACTCGAAGTTGATATCTTGTGGCGGTGATCGGCAAATCTTTTATTGGGATGTTTCGACTGGTCGTGTTATTCGGAAGTTTCGTGGCCACGAAAGCGAG GTGAATGCAGTAAAGTTTAATGAGTATTCATCAGTGGTAGCATCAGCCGGCTATGATCAATCCTTGCGAGCTTGGGACTGTCGATCACATAGCACTGAGCCTATTCAG ATTATTGATACTTTTCAAGACAGTGTGATGTCTGTTTGCTTAACAAAAACTGAAATTATTGGCGGAAGTGTTGACGGAACAGTACGAACATTTGACATTCGTGTTGGAAG AGAATTGTCTGATGACTTGGGACAACCTGTCAACTGTATTTCAATGTCAAATGATGGCAACTGCATATTAGCAAGCTGTTTAGATTCTACTTTACGTCTTTTGGACAG ATCTACTGGTGAACTATTGCAAGAATATAAAGGCCATATTTGCAAG TCTTTCAAAACAGATTGCTGCCTTACAAACTCTGATGCCCATGTAACTGGTGGATCTGAGGATGGCTATATTTACTTCTGGGATCTGGTAGATGCATCCGTAGTGGCAAAATTCAAAGCTCATTCTTTAGTG GTAACAAGTGTGAGTTATCACCCGAAGGACGATGCTATGATTACCTCCTCTGTTGATGGCATCATCCGGGTCTGGAAGAAATGA